A genome region from Hippopotamus amphibius kiboko isolate mHipAmp2 chromosome 1, mHipAmp2.hap2, whole genome shotgun sequence includes the following:
- the UBQLN4 gene encoding ubiquilin-4 isoform X2, with protein MAEPSGAETRPPIRVTVKTPKDKEEIVICDRASVKEFKEEISRRFKAQQDQLVLIFAGKILKDGDTLNQHGIKDGLTVHLVIKTPQKVQDPATATASSPSTPDPVSAPSTTPASPATSAQPSTSGSATSDTGSGSRRSSGGGTSPGTGEGPPSATASILSGFGGILGLGSLGLGSANFMELQQQMQRQLMSNPEMLSQIMENPLVQDMMSNPDLMRHMIMANPQMQQLMERNPEISHMLNNPELMRQTMELARNPAMMQEMMRNQDRALSNLESIPGGYNALRRMYTDIQEPMFSAAREQFGNNPFSSLAGNSDSSSSQPLRTENREPLPNPWSPSPPTSQAPGSGGEGTGGSGTSQVHPTVSNPFGINAASLGSGMFNSPEMQALLQQISENPQLMQNVISAPYMRSMMQTLAQNPDFAAQMMVNVPLFAGNPQLQEQLRLQLPVFLQQMQNPESLSILTNPRAMQALLQIQQGLQTLQTEAPGLVPSLGSFGLSRAPASSAGSNAGSAPDAPTSLPAPPATSSPAGASSAQQQLLQHMIQLLAASGNSQVQTPEVRFQQQLEQLNSMGFINREANLQALIATGGDINAAIERLLGSQLS; from the exons ATGGCGGAGCCGAGCGGGGCCGAGACGAGGCCCCCCATTCGGGTCACCGTCAAGACCCCCAAGGACAAGGAGGAGATTGTGATATGCGATCGAGCCTCGGTCAAGGAG TTCAAAGAGGAAATCTCACGGAGATTTAAGGCTCAGCAGGATCAGCTGGTCCTGATCTTCGCAGGCAAGATCCTCAAGGATGGGGACACACTGAACCAGCATGGGATCAAGGACGGGCTCACTGTCCATTTGGTCATCAAGACCCCTCAGAA GGTTCAAGATCCAGCTACTGCTACTGCTTCTTCGCCTTCCACTCCAGACCCAGTCTCAGCACCCTCCACCACACCTGCCTCACCCGCCACTTCTGCCCAGCCCTCCACTTCTGGCAGTGCCACCTCGGATACTGGCAGTGGAAGCCGAAGGAGCAGTGGGGGGGGTACCTCTCCAGGGACTGGGGAGGGACCTCCCAGTGCCACTGCATCCATACTCT CTGGCTTTGGGGGCATCCTGGGCCTGGGCAGCCTGGGCCTGGGCTCTGCCAACTTCATGGAGCTACAGCAGCAGATGCAGCGGCAGCTGATGTCCAACCCTGAGATGCTGTCGCAGATCATGGAGAACCCCCTGGTCCAGGACATGATGTCCAACCCTGACCTGATGCGCCACATGATCATGGCCAACCCCCAGATGCAGCAGCTGATGGAGCGGAACCCCGAGATCAGCCACATGCTCAACAACCCCGAGCTCATGAGGCAG ACGATGGAGCTTGCTCGGAATCCAGCCATGATGCAGGAGATGATGCGGAACCAGGACCGGGCCCTAAGCAACCTGGAGAGCATCCCTGGAGGGTATAATGCCCTCCGCCGCATGTACACGGACATCCAGGAGCCCATGTTTAGTGCTGCCCGGGAAcag TTTGGCAACAATCCCTTCTCTTCCCTGGCCGGGAACTCCGACAGCTCATCCTCCCAGCCTCTGCGGACTGAGAATCGAGAGCCCCTCCCTAACCCCTGGAGCCCctcgccccccacctcccaggccccCGGGTCCGGTGGGGAGGGCACCGGAGGATCGGGGACCAGCCAGGTGCACCCGACAGTCTCGAACCCCTTTGGGATCAATGCGGCTAGCCTGGGGTCAG GGATGTTCAACAGCCCGGAAATGCAGGCCCTCCTGCAGCAGATCTCTGAGAACCCCCAGCTGATGCAGAACGTGATCTCAGCCCCCTACATGCGCAGTATGATGCAGACGCTGGCCCAGAACCCCGACTTTGCTGCTCAG ATGATGGTGAACGTGCCGCTCTTCGCGGGGAACCCCCAGCTGCAGGAGCAGCTCCGCCTGCAGCTCCCGGTCTTCCTgcagcag ATGCAGAACCCGGAGTCTCTCTCCATCCTTACCAATCCCCGAGCCATGCAGGCACTGCTGCAGATCCAGCAGGGACTGCAGACCTTGCAGACCGAGGCCCCCGGGCTGGTACCCAG CCTTGGCTCTTTTGGGTTGTCCCGGGCCCCAGCATCCTCGGCAGGCAGCAACGCCGGCTCTGCGCCTGacgcccccacctccctgccagcCCCGCCAGCCACGTCCTCTCCAGCAGGCGCCTCCAGTGCTCAGCAGCAGCTCCTACAGCACATGATCCAGCTTTTGGCTGCAAGTGGAAACTCACAG GTGCAGACCCCAGAAGTGAGATTTCAGCAGCAGCTGGAGCAGCTCAACTCCATGGGCTTCATCAATCGTGAGGCCAACCTGCAGGCCCTGATCGCCACAGGAGGGGACATCAACGCAGCTATCGAGAGACTGCTGGGCTCTCAGCTCTCCTAA
- the UBQLN4 gene encoding ubiquilin-4 isoform X1 translates to MAEPSGAETRPPIRVTVKTPKDKEEIVICDRASVKEFKEEISRRFKAQQDQLVLIFAGKILKDGDTLNQHGIKDGLTVHLVIKTPQKVQDPATATASSPSTPDPVSAPSTTPASPATSAQPSTSGSATSDTGSGSRRSSGGGTSPGTGEGPPSATASILSGFGGILGLGSLGLGSANFMELQQQMQRQLMSNPEMLSQIMENPLVQDMMSNPDLMRHMIMANPQMQQLMERNPEISHMLNNPELMRQTMELARNPAMMQEMMRNQDRALSNLESIPGGYNALRRMYTDIQEPMFSAAREQFGNNPFSSLAGNSDSSSSQPLRTENREPLPNPWSPSPPTSQAPGSGGEGTGGSGTSQVHPTVSNPFGINAASLGSGMFNSPEMQALLQQISENPQLMQNVISAPYMRSMMQTLAQNPDFAAQMMVNVPLFAGNPQLQEQLRLQLPVFLQQMQNPESLSILTNPRAMQALLQIQQGLQTLQTEAPGLVPSLGSFGLSRAPASSAGSNAGSAPDAPTSLPAPPATSSPAGASSAQQQLLQHMIQLLAASGNSQNQIGLLGLVLSPLHKACPLQVQTPEVRFQQQLEQLNSMGFINREANLQALIATGGDINAAIERLLGSQLS, encoded by the exons ATGGCGGAGCCGAGCGGGGCCGAGACGAGGCCCCCCATTCGGGTCACCGTCAAGACCCCCAAGGACAAGGAGGAGATTGTGATATGCGATCGAGCCTCGGTCAAGGAG TTCAAAGAGGAAATCTCACGGAGATTTAAGGCTCAGCAGGATCAGCTGGTCCTGATCTTCGCAGGCAAGATCCTCAAGGATGGGGACACACTGAACCAGCATGGGATCAAGGACGGGCTCACTGTCCATTTGGTCATCAAGACCCCTCAGAA GGTTCAAGATCCAGCTACTGCTACTGCTTCTTCGCCTTCCACTCCAGACCCAGTCTCAGCACCCTCCACCACACCTGCCTCACCCGCCACTTCTGCCCAGCCCTCCACTTCTGGCAGTGCCACCTCGGATACTGGCAGTGGAAGCCGAAGGAGCAGTGGGGGGGGTACCTCTCCAGGGACTGGGGAGGGACCTCCCAGTGCCACTGCATCCATACTCT CTGGCTTTGGGGGCATCCTGGGCCTGGGCAGCCTGGGCCTGGGCTCTGCCAACTTCATGGAGCTACAGCAGCAGATGCAGCGGCAGCTGATGTCCAACCCTGAGATGCTGTCGCAGATCATGGAGAACCCCCTGGTCCAGGACATGATGTCCAACCCTGACCTGATGCGCCACATGATCATGGCCAACCCCCAGATGCAGCAGCTGATGGAGCGGAACCCCGAGATCAGCCACATGCTCAACAACCCCGAGCTCATGAGGCAG ACGATGGAGCTTGCTCGGAATCCAGCCATGATGCAGGAGATGATGCGGAACCAGGACCGGGCCCTAAGCAACCTGGAGAGCATCCCTGGAGGGTATAATGCCCTCCGCCGCATGTACACGGACATCCAGGAGCCCATGTTTAGTGCTGCCCGGGAAcag TTTGGCAACAATCCCTTCTCTTCCCTGGCCGGGAACTCCGACAGCTCATCCTCCCAGCCTCTGCGGACTGAGAATCGAGAGCCCCTCCCTAACCCCTGGAGCCCctcgccccccacctcccaggccccCGGGTCCGGTGGGGAGGGCACCGGAGGATCGGGGACCAGCCAGGTGCACCCGACAGTCTCGAACCCCTTTGGGATCAATGCGGCTAGCCTGGGGTCAG GGATGTTCAACAGCCCGGAAATGCAGGCCCTCCTGCAGCAGATCTCTGAGAACCCCCAGCTGATGCAGAACGTGATCTCAGCCCCCTACATGCGCAGTATGATGCAGACGCTGGCCCAGAACCCCGACTTTGCTGCTCAG ATGATGGTGAACGTGCCGCTCTTCGCGGGGAACCCCCAGCTGCAGGAGCAGCTCCGCCTGCAGCTCCCGGTCTTCCTgcagcag ATGCAGAACCCGGAGTCTCTCTCCATCCTTACCAATCCCCGAGCCATGCAGGCACTGCTGCAGATCCAGCAGGGACTGCAGACCTTGCAGACCGAGGCCCCCGGGCTGGTACCCAG CCTTGGCTCTTTTGGGTTGTCCCGGGCCCCAGCATCCTCGGCAGGCAGCAACGCCGGCTCTGCGCCTGacgcccccacctccctgccagcCCCGCCAGCCACGTCCTCTCCAGCAGGCGCCTCCAGTGCTCAGCAGCAGCTCCTACAGCACATGATCCAGCTTTTGGCTGCAAGTGGAAACTCACAG AATCAGATAGGCCTCCTGGGCTTGGTCCTGTCCCCGCTTCACAAGGCCTGTCCCCTCCAGGTGCAGACCCCAGAAGTGAGATTTCAGCAGCAGCTGGAGCAGCTCAACTCCATGGGCTTCATCAATCGTGAGGCCAACCTGCAGGCCCTGATCGCCACAGGAGGGGACATCAACGCAGCTATCGAGAGACTGCTGGGCTCTCAGCTCTCCTAA